The Candidatus Nitrosymbiomonas proteolyticus genome has a segment encoding these proteins:
- a CDS encoding transcription-repair coupling factor, with product MRAADWSRALGELFPIAQPGSASRRTVAWESICGEARPVLLAGAYLASPRKTLVIVPNVDRALKWQAKLLLCGVSRESVRTLPNGLTALFDDDPPEFVALSDRIAALQALADDDPVIVVATASAALERTLPAHVLREVTFSLKPGVRIEPQALTRRLLKLGYEHHEPVRLPGHFSRRGGIIDVFVMGLDCPVRIEMFGNEVESLRSFDSVTQRSIGKVPGVSFAPSRETLLPSDSGQFVDMLRRSLELEAAALEATYRDSLIEHIEEDVRRFESREYFDRLDLYRPLIHPDACGVVDLIGGDGLVVLDEPLEVEIAALKAQEEMDQALKSRSSRGEMLQGYVSDFLAPVEHLAENVPVLAMGSMNAYPDWLTPDERVAVEANSLSSLHGSPTGLTKSLKQWKSSNHRIVFATDQANRSKAVLAKVDFFPQPVESLDGLGELKPGVYLSQGNLAGGFALPQHQVTVVTDAELFGVARLRLPQKRFLEGSPVTTLLDLKAGDFVVHIQFGIGRYHGLAKRSVDGVEKEFLFLEYAAGDKLFVPTDQLDRVQKYLNPGDIEPKVNRLRGTEWQKTISKAREDARKVAAELIRLYAQRTLVHRRQYGPDTPWQQEMEATFPWVETPSQLAAIKDVKRDLAQAWPMDRLICGDVGYGKTEVALRAAFKAVQDGRQVAVMCPTTILSEQHFRNFQERLGPFDVKIELLNRFRKASERRETLAMLKSGDAEIVIGTHALLSQEIVFKNLGLLIVDEEQKFGVKQKETLKKLRVEVDVLSMSATPIPRTLSMALMDLRQMSLINDPPPGRLPVRTVVRPYSAESVREAILRELSRGGQVFYVFNRVQGIYHVAEKLRKLVPTARIGVGHGQMAESELEPVMMGFLEGEIDVLLSTTIIENGLDIANANTLIVENADRFGLSQLYQLRGRVGRSDSQAYALFFFHPVRDMDDDALARLRAIQEFADLGAGYSLAFRDLQIRGAGEILGTRQHGSMASVGYELYTQLIQEAVSEERAKLLDPSHQGGEGEPESAKLEPLPTLDIPVAALIPESYIPVAAQRLHYYQRIVVSPSSEVLAEVGAEIEDRYGHPPDTVRAMMRVVRCRIAMRDIGISKVEGSGGRLAISFADRAAISPMVWSLLSKRVRECYFSQTQLIWPFSGDALAATERMIAEMQAVIEQVELVSAAD from the coding sequence ATGCGAGCCGCGGATTGGTCGCGGGCTCTTGGAGAGCTCTTTCCGATCGCGCAGCCCGGTTCAGCTTCCCGCAGGACGGTCGCATGGGAATCGATCTGCGGCGAGGCCCGGCCTGTGCTGCTTGCGGGCGCGTACCTAGCCTCCCCTCGCAAGACGCTTGTCATCGTTCCGAACGTCGATCGGGCGCTCAAATGGCAGGCTAAACTGCTCCTTTGTGGAGTTTCCAGGGAGTCGGTTCGGACACTTCCGAACGGGCTGACCGCGCTTTTCGACGATGACCCGCCTGAGTTTGTGGCGCTCTCCGACCGCATAGCCGCCTTGCAGGCCTTGGCCGACGACGACCCTGTGATCGTGGTTGCCACCGCCTCCGCAGCCCTCGAACGCACGCTTCCCGCCCACGTGTTGCGCGAGGTGACGTTCAGTCTTAAGCCCGGAGTGCGGATCGAACCCCAGGCCCTCACGCGGCGACTCCTGAAACTCGGATATGAGCACCACGAACCCGTTCGCCTGCCAGGGCACTTCTCCCGGCGGGGAGGCATTATCGACGTGTTCGTCATGGGACTCGATTGTCCGGTTCGGATCGAGATGTTCGGCAACGAGGTTGAGAGCCTGCGCAGCTTCGATTCAGTCACCCAGCGGTCCATCGGCAAGGTCCCCGGGGTCTCGTTCGCCCCTTCGCGAGAGACTCTCCTCCCCAGCGATTCAGGCCAGTTCGTAGACATGTTGCGGAGGTCCCTCGAACTGGAAGCGGCGGCGCTCGAGGCGACGTACCGAGACAGCCTGATCGAGCACATCGAAGAGGACGTTCGGAGGTTCGAAAGTCGGGAGTACTTCGACCGCTTGGACCTCTACCGGCCGCTGATCCACCCTGATGCGTGCGGCGTCGTCGATCTCATCGGAGGCGACGGCCTCGTGGTCTTGGACGAGCCGCTTGAAGTCGAGATTGCCGCTCTCAAGGCTCAGGAGGAGATGGACCAAGCCCTCAAGTCGCGCTCATCGAGGGGCGAGATGCTGCAGGGTTATGTGAGCGACTTCCTCGCACCCGTCGAGCACCTTGCCGAAAACGTTCCGGTGCTTGCGATGGGCTCGATGAATGCGTACCCGGACTGGCTAACGCCGGACGAGCGGGTTGCCGTCGAAGCGAATTCGCTCTCTTCGCTCCATGGAAGCCCCACGGGTCTTACCAAGTCGCTCAAGCAGTGGAAGTCCTCGAACCACCGAATTGTGTTCGCGACAGATCAAGCGAACCGAAGCAAAGCCGTCCTGGCGAAAGTCGATTTCTTCCCCCAACCTGTCGAGTCGCTGGACGGGCTCGGAGAGCTGAAACCGGGCGTTTACCTCTCCCAAGGCAACCTCGCAGGTGGTTTCGCGCTGCCGCAACACCAGGTCACGGTTGTAACCGACGCAGAGCTTTTTGGCGTCGCGCGTCTCCGACTCCCCCAAAAGCGGTTCCTCGAAGGAAGTCCGGTTACGACCTTGCTCGACCTCAAAGCGGGCGACTTTGTCGTTCACATCCAGTTCGGTATCGGACGCTATCACGGTCTCGCCAAGAGGTCGGTGGACGGAGTCGAGAAGGAGTTTCTGTTCCTTGAATATGCGGCCGGTGACAAGCTCTTCGTCCCCACCGATCAGCTCGACCGGGTTCAGAAGTACCTCAATCCAGGAGACATCGAGCCGAAGGTCAACCGGCTGCGCGGGACCGAATGGCAGAAGACCATCTCCAAGGCCCGGGAAGACGCGCGAAAGGTCGCCGCGGAGCTCATCCGTCTCTACGCTCAAAGGACGCTCGTCCATCGCAGACAGTACGGGCCTGACACCCCGTGGCAGCAGGAAATGGAAGCCACCTTCCCCTGGGTCGAGACCCCCAGTCAACTCGCCGCCATCAAAGACGTCAAGCGCGACCTCGCGCAGGCATGGCCGATGGACCGGCTCATTTGCGGGGACGTTGGATATGGCAAGACGGAAGTGGCGCTGCGTGCCGCGTTCAAGGCGGTTCAAGACGGGCGTCAGGTCGCGGTCATGTGCCCCACGACGATCCTCTCGGAGCAGCACTTTCGGAACTTTCAGGAGCGTTTGGGACCGTTCGACGTGAAGATCGAACTCCTCAATCGCTTCCGAAAGGCTTCGGAAAGGCGCGAGACCCTGGCAATGTTGAAATCCGGCGATGCGGAGATCGTAATCGGAACTCATGCCCTGCTCAGCCAGGAGATCGTGTTCAAGAACCTTGGACTCCTGATCGTCGACGAAGAGCAGAAGTTTGGGGTCAAGCAAAAGGAAACGCTCAAGAAGCTGCGCGTCGAGGTCGATGTTCTTTCGATGTCTGCGACGCCGATCCCCCGCACGCTCAGCATGGCCCTGATGGACCTCCGGCAGATGTCGTTGATCAACGACCCTCCGCCTGGAAGGCTTCCGGTCCGCACGGTGGTCAGGCCGTATTCCGCCGAGTCGGTGCGTGAGGCGATCCTCCGCGAACTGAGCCGAGGCGGGCAAGTGTTTTATGTCTTCAACCGCGTACAGGGCATCTACCACGTCGCGGAAAAGCTCCGTAAGCTCGTTCCGACCGCGCGGATCGGCGTGGGCCACGGTCAAATGGCAGAATCCGAACTCGAACCCGTGATGATGGGCTTTCTCGAAGGGGAGATCGACGTGCTCCTTTCGACCACGATCATCGAGAACGGCCTGGACATCGCCAACGCCAACACGCTGATCGTCGAGAACGCAGATCGGTTTGGACTCTCCCAACTGTATCAGCTTCGAGGCCGCGTGGGAAGGTCCGACAGTCAAGCCTACGCTCTGTTCTTCTTTCATCCTGTGCGGGACATGGACGACGACGCGCTGGCTCGACTCCGGGCGATCCAAGAATTTGCCGACCTTGGGGCCGGCTATTCGCTGGCGTTCCGCGACTTGCAGATTCGAGGTGCGGGGGAGATATTAGGCACTCGGCAGCATGGTTCGATGGCGAGCGTGGGCTATGAGCTTTACACGCAACTCATTCAAGAGGCCGTAAGCGAAGAAAGGGCGAAGTTGCTCGATCCTTCGCATCAGGGCGGCGAAGGCGAACCGGAATCTGCGAAACTCGAGCCCTTACCCACGCTCGACATCCCAGTGGCGGCTTTGATCCCTGAAAGCTACATCCCCGTCGCCGCCCAGCGACTCCACTACTACCAGCGAATCGTCGTCTCGCCTTCGTCCGAGGTACTGGCCGAGGTGGGCGCCGAGATCGAGGATCGGTATGGACACCCTCCGGACACCGTTCGCGCAATGATGAGGGTCGTGCGGTGTCGGATCGCGATGCGGGATATTGGAATCAGCAAGGTCGAGGGTTCCGGCGGAAGGCTTGCCATCTCCTTCGCCGACCGAGCCGCGATCTCACCCATGGTTTGGAGCTTGCTTTCCAAGCGGGTGCGGGAGTGT
- a CDS encoding 4-hydroxy-3-methylbut-2-enyl diphosphate reductase, translating into MDRILLAAPRGFCAGVAYAIEVVDLALKAHGSPLFVRHAIVHNEWVVKSFESRGVTFVEDVKDIPLGSTVVFSAHGVSPAVREEAERRKLRVIDATCPLVTKVHNEARRYASRDYFMIYIGHAGHVEAEGTMGEAPDRMILVDTVEEAERMELPPHEKLAVLTQTTLSVEEVQRILTVLVRRFPHLETPKKEDICYATTNRQAAVRQLAPLCDLVLVIGSQTSSNSNRLREVAASLGVEAHLIMGPHEVRPEWKSDYPVVGVTSGASTPEHLVENVVGELLVGQPTVPVLTHEAIEEDVRFIPPRDLIQLALAK; encoded by the coding sequence GTGGACCGAATCCTGCTGGCCGCGCCCCGAGGGTTTTGCGCCGGGGTGGCCTATGCGATCGAAGTCGTGGACTTGGCGCTCAAGGCCCACGGCTCGCCCCTCTTTGTTCGGCACGCCATCGTACACAACGAGTGGGTCGTCAAGAGCTTTGAAAGCCGCGGGGTGACGTTCGTCGAAGACGTGAAGGACATCCCTTTAGGGTCGACCGTTGTCTTTTCCGCGCATGGAGTGTCGCCCGCCGTTCGCGAAGAGGCGGAGCGGCGCAAGCTTCGGGTGATCGACGCAACCTGCCCGCTCGTGACCAAGGTTCATAACGAAGCCCGGCGATACGCCTCACGCGACTACTTTATGATCTACATCGGACACGCCGGCCACGTCGAAGCGGAAGGGACGATGGGGGAAGCGCCAGATCGAATGATCTTGGTCGACACGGTAGAAGAAGCAGAACGGATGGAGCTTCCTCCCCATGAGAAGCTGGCCGTCCTCACGCAAACCACGCTCAGCGTCGAAGAGGTTCAGAGAATTCTTACCGTGCTCGTCCGGAGGTTTCCCCACTTGGAAACACCCAAGAAAGAGGACATCTGTTATGCGACGACCAATCGGCAAGCCGCGGTCCGGCAACTCGCGCCCCTTTGCGACTTGGTACTCGTCATTGGGTCGCAGACGTCGAGCAACTCGAACCGGCTACGCGAAGTAGCGGCGTCGCTGGGAGTCGAAGCTCATCTGATCATGGGTCCCCACGAAGTCCGGCCAGAATGGAAGTCGGACTACCCGGTTGTGGGGGTCACAAGTGGCGCCTCGACGCCCGAGCACTTGGTCGAAAACGTCGTCGGAGAACTCCTTGTGGGACAGCCCACTGTCCCCGTCCTAACCCACGAAGCGATCGAGGAGGATGTTCGGTTCATTCCTCCGCGTGACCTGATTCAGCTTGCCTTGGCCAAGTGA
- a CDS encoding cAMP-binding protein-cataboliteactivator and regulatory subunit of cAMP-dependent protein kinase: MDKAAIDPVGLTQAVARSSLLASLTQAQKETLLGACRLKRAQKGEVIWLVGSHVDFFGLVIEGFVKMVRGTSKGAEVILEIFGPGQIFGLFGSIEGLGCPLTAIAITNATYAQVPKETFRPIYEGSHTIKDELLRRALTRLHSTTHLMTALTKGRIEQRVAVLLKVLASSYGVEANGHMTIEIPLTRQDLADMAGTTVETTIRVMSRWQKSGVIRTDHHLITLLKPSRIDEVIDT, from the coding sequence TTGGACAAAGCCGCGATTGACCCGGTCGGCTTGACGCAGGCTGTCGCTCGAAGTAGTCTTCTTGCCTCGCTCACGCAAGCGCAGAAGGAGACTCTCCTAGGGGCTTGCAGACTGAAGAGGGCGCAGAAAGGCGAGGTCATTTGGCTCGTCGGCTCGCACGTCGATTTCTTCGGCCTCGTCATCGAAGGCTTCGTAAAGATGGTCCGAGGTACGAGCAAGGGTGCCGAGGTCATTCTGGAAATCTTCGGCCCGGGCCAAATTTTCGGGCTTTTTGGCTCCATCGAAGGCTTGGGGTGTCCCCTGACCGCAATCGCGATCACGAACGCAACGTACGCCCAGGTTCCGAAGGAGACTTTCCGTCCGATCTACGAGGGCTCTCATACCATCAAAGACGAGTTGCTTCGGCGGGCTTTGACGCGGCTCCACTCGACCACCCACCTGATGACGGCCCTGACGAAAGGGCGGATCGAGCAGCGCGTGGCCGTTCTGCTGAAGGTCCTTGCGAGTTCGTATGGCGTGGAGGCGAACGGCCACATGACCATCGAAATCCCGCTGACCCGTCAAGACCTTGCCGACATGGCCGGGACGACGGTCGAAACTACGATTCGAGTCATGAGCCGGTGGCAGAAGAGCGGGGTCATTCGGACGGACCATCACCTGATCACTCTTCTGAAGCCCAGCCGAATCGATGAAGTGATCGACACTTAG